One Azospirillum brasilense DNA segment encodes these proteins:
- a CDS encoding ABC transporter permease, whose amino-acid sequence MTTARADAVLDRLGRVGQFLWSGWAGLAGLALFAALWQAGHERYGDFILPAPLATLAAGLTIAADPAAWELAGQTTLRAVEGFALAALAGAAGGLAAGYSPATMRLARPILTVLLGVPPIAWIVLAMIWFGSTDGTIITTVLVAATPVVFVGVAEGAVTRDRGLDDMARAFGAGPFARLTTLGLRHVAAFLFPALTVALGSAFKVAVMAELLANTGGIGGALAAARANLDVAEALAWVLIAVIGLILVEYTLVHPIRSEFERWRNAARPWGVKR is encoded by the coding sequence ATGACGACGGCGCGCGCCGACGCGGTTCTCGACCGGCTGGGCCGCGTCGGGCAGTTTCTGTGGTCGGGCTGGGCCGGGCTGGCCGGGCTGGCCCTGTTCGCCGCCCTCTGGCAGGCGGGGCATGAACGCTACGGCGACTTCATCCTGCCGGCCCCCCTGGCGACGCTGGCCGCCGGACTGACCATCGCCGCCGATCCCGCCGCCTGGGAACTGGCCGGGCAGACCACGCTGCGCGCGGTCGAGGGCTTCGCGCTCGCCGCCCTTGCCGGCGCCGCGGGCGGGCTGGCCGCTGGCTATTCGCCGGCGACGATGCGGCTGGCCCGCCCCATCCTGACCGTCCTGCTGGGGGTCCCGCCCATCGCCTGGATCGTGCTGGCGATGATCTGGTTCGGCTCCACCGACGGAACGATCATCACGACGGTGCTGGTCGCCGCCACACCGGTGGTCTTCGTCGGCGTGGCCGAGGGCGCCGTCACCCGCGACCGCGGGCTGGACGACATGGCCCGTGCCTTCGGCGCCGGCCCGTTCGCCCGGCTGACCACGCTCGGGCTGCGCCACGTCGCCGCCTTCCTGTTCCCGGCGCTGACCGTGGCGCTCGGCTCGGCCTTCAAGGTGGCGGTGATGGCCGAGCTTCTCGCCAACACCGGCGGCATCGGTGGCGCGCTGGCCGCCGCCCGCGCCAACCTCGACGTGGCCGAGGCGCTGGCCTGGGTGCTGATCGCGGTGATCGGGCTGATCCTCGTCGAATACACGCTGGTCCACCCCATCCGGTCCGAGTTCGAACGCTGGCGCAACGCCGCGCGCCCCTGGGGCGTCAAGCGCTGA
- a CDS encoding hemerythrin domain-containing protein: MSSAAISTTLYRHHHATVGQLVDRIDSLLAAPSPVANAAALAAAVRDLFGVFTVHLSVEDSALYPRLLAHPTPALRATAARFQAEMGSLRARFDRYRASWPGPLAVSKDPETFVRETREVVTALKHRIAREDLELYDVIDRAGLADKTANR; encoded by the coding sequence ATGTCCAGTGCAGCCATCAGCACCACACTGTACCGCCATCACCACGCCACCGTCGGGCAGCTCGTCGACCGGATCGACTCCCTGCTGGCGGCGCCGTCCCCGGTGGCGAACGCCGCCGCTCTCGCCGCGGCGGTCCGCGATCTGTTCGGCGTGTTCACCGTCCACCTGTCGGTGGAGGACAGCGCGCTCTACCCGCGCCTGCTGGCCCACCCGACCCCGGCGCTGCGCGCCACGGCGGCGCGCTTCCAGGCCGAAATGGGCAGCCTGCGCGCACGCTTCGACCGCTATCGGGCGAGCTGGCCCGGCCCGCTGGCAGTGTCCAAGGACCCGGAGACCTTCGTCCGCGAGACGCGGGAGGTCGTGACCGCCCTGAAGCATCGCATCGCCCGCGAGGATCTGGAGCTGTACGACGTCATCGACCGCGCCGGCCTCGCCGACAAGACGGCAAACCGCTGA
- a CDS encoding ATP-binding cassette domain-containing protein, protein MTRESTDATPSLMLTGIGHAYLGRTVLDAVDLSLAAGEVAALVGPSGCGKSTLAHIAAGVVEPSRGRVARRYRRHGMVFQDPRLLPWATARANIAYPLRLLGLPRRERRERAEEAARRVALDRADLDKFPVELSGGMRQRAAIARALAIDPDFVYFDEPFTALDVALKRRMQDLVIEAARGARFGALFITHDLMEAVRIAHRVVVMDAQGRGIAGTRTVPGEPGGRDDGAVYRLVAGFLSDDPLFRHIHDIDERRTP, encoded by the coding sequence ATGACGCGGGAATCGACGGACGCCACCCCCTCCCTGATGCTGACCGGCATCGGCCACGCCTATCTCGGTCGCACGGTGCTCGACGCCGTGGACCTGTCGCTGGCGGCGGGCGAGGTGGCGGCGCTCGTCGGCCCTTCGGGCTGCGGCAAGAGCACGCTGGCGCACATCGCCGCCGGGGTGGTGGAGCCGTCGCGAGGCCGCGTCGCGCGGCGCTACCGCCGCCACGGCATGGTGTTTCAGGACCCGCGCCTGCTGCCCTGGGCGACGGCGCGGGCCAACATCGCCTACCCGCTGCGCCTGCTCGGCCTGCCCCGCCGCGAACGGCGGGAGCGGGCGGAGGAGGCGGCGCGTCGCGTGGCGCTCGACCGCGCCGACCTCGACAAGTTCCCCGTCGAGCTGTCGGGCGGCATGCGCCAACGCGCCGCCATCGCGCGGGCGCTGGCGATCGACCCCGACTTCGTCTATTTCGACGAGCCCTTCACCGCGCTCGACGTCGCCCTGAAGCGCCGCATGCAGGATCTGGTGATCGAGGCGGCGCGCGGGGCGCGGTTCGGCGCCCTGTTCATCACCCACGACTTGATGGAGGCGGTGCGCATCGCCCACCGCGTCGTGGTCATGGACGCCCAGGGGCGCGGGATCGCCGGGACGCGCACCGTTCCCGGCGAACCGGGCGGGCGCGACGACGGCGCCGTCTACCGGCTGGTCGCCGGTTTCCTGAGCGACGACCCGCTGTTCCGCCACATCCACGACATCGACGAAAGGCGGACCCCGTGA
- a CDS encoding NnrS family protein — translation MKPITLFSAGFRPFFLFGALYAAALIAVWVPWFLGLVSPEMDVSPVSWHAHELLFGFVPAIVAGFLLTAIPNWTGRPPVAGWPLAVLFAVWIVGRLGVAGSAALGPLAVALLTLLFPMALAAVAGREIAAARNWRNLKVVAVLAVLIGAQGLFHWELWRFGQSVHGTRLAVAAILTLIMLIGGRIIPSFTGNWLKARGASRLPAPFSRFDGVAMGLGLLALTAWVLRDDGVLDERLTGVLLLIAGLAQTVRLARWQPQRTLSELLVLVLHVAYAFIPVGFLLAAWASLNNSAAHGSAALHAWTVGAVGGMTLAMMTRVTLGHTGRALTASWATVAIYVAVTLAACARIAAALDPQRTMLLLPLAGVLWVAAFLMFAMVYGRMLLTRRR, via the coding sequence ATGAAGCCCATCACCCTCTTCAGCGCCGGCTTCCGTCCCTTCTTCCTGTTCGGGGCGCTCTATGCCGCCGCACTGATCGCCGTCTGGGTGCCATGGTTCCTCGGCCTCGTCAGCCCGGAGATGGATGTTTCCCCCGTATCCTGGCACGCCCACGAGCTGCTGTTCGGTTTCGTCCCGGCCATCGTTGCCGGCTTCCTGCTGACGGCGATACCGAACTGGACCGGGCGTCCGCCCGTGGCCGGCTGGCCGCTGGCGGTTCTGTTCGCCGTCTGGATCGTGGGACGGTTGGGCGTGGCCGGATCGGCGGCTCTGGGACCGCTGGCGGTCGCGTTGCTCACGCTGTTGTTTCCGATGGCGCTCGCCGCCGTGGCCGGGCGGGAGATCGCCGCGGCGAGGAACTGGCGCAATCTGAAGGTCGTCGCCGTCCTTGCCGTTCTGATCGGCGCGCAGGGCCTGTTCCATTGGGAGCTGTGGCGCTTCGGGCAGAGCGTCCACGGCACACGCCTCGCGGTGGCGGCGATCCTGACCTTGATCATGCTGATCGGCGGGCGGATCATTCCCAGCTTCACCGGAAACTGGCTGAAGGCGCGCGGCGCCTCACGACTGCCGGCACCCTTCTCCCGCTTCGACGGTGTGGCGATGGGGCTCGGCCTGCTGGCTCTGACGGCCTGGGTCCTGCGGGACGACGGTGTCCTTGATGAACGCCTGACCGGCGTCCTGCTGCTGATCGCCGGCTTGGCGCAGACGGTGCGGCTCGCGCGATGGCAACCGCAGCGCACGCTGTCCGAGCTTCTCGTGCTCGTTCTACACGTCGCCTACGCCTTCATCCCGGTCGGATTCCTGTTGGCGGCCTGGGCCTCGCTGAACAACAGTGCCGCTCATGGAAGCGCGGCGCTCCACGCCTGGACCGTGGGCGCCGTCGGCGGCATGACGCTGGCGATGATGACCCGCGTTACCCTGGGCCACACCGGGCGGGCGCTCACCGCTTCCTGGGCGACGGTGGCGATTTACGTCGCCGTGACGCTGGCAGCGTGCGCGCGGATCGCCGCCGCCCTCGACCCGCAACGCACGATGCTGCTGTTGCCGCTGGCGGGCGTCCTGTGGGTTGCCGCCTTCCTG
- a CDS encoding efflux RND transporter permease subunit, giving the protein MNISKFFIDRPIFAGVLSVALFLAGAISLFQLPISEYPEVVPPSVVVRAQFPGANPKVIAETVASPLEEQINGVENMLYMQSQANSDGNMALTVTFRLGTDPDKAQQLVQNRVAQALPRLPSDVQRLGVTTVKSSPTLTMVVHLLSPNDRYDMTYLRNYAILNVKDRLSRISGVGEVQVWGAGDYSMRVWLDPNKVAQRGLTASDVVAAIREQNVQVAAGVIGASPSLPDTPLQLSINAQGRLTTPEEFGAIILKTGEQGGVTLLRDVARVEMAAAQYGLRSLLDNKPAVALGINQSPGANALAISDAIRATMADLKADMPDGVDYSIVYDPTQFVRSSIDAVIHTLLEAVALVVLVVIVFLQTWRASIIPLLAVPVSIVGTFSLMLGLGYSINALSLFGMVLAIGIVVDDAIVVVENVERNIENGLSAKEATYRAMQEVSGPIIAIALTLVAVFVPLAAMSGLTGEFYKQFAMTIAISTVISAFNSLTLSPALAAVLLRGHDQPQDWLTRAMNRVFGGFFRLFNRVFHRASTGYGRGVGGVVRHKGLMMLVYVGLLGVTVLLGRTVPMGFVPAQDKEYLISFAQLPNGASLDRTEAVIREMTDIALARPGVQSAVAFPGLSVNGFTNSSSAGIVFVTLKPFAERKDPSLSAAAIAGDLQKRYAGLKEAFVAIFPPPPVMGLGTLGGFKMQIEDRGALGYEALNAAVGSFLKKAMETPELGPAFSSYQINVPQLDVDLDRVKAKQQGVPIGEVFDTMQIYLGSLYVNDFNSFGRVYQVRVQADAPFRAESADIGLLKTRNAQGDMVPLSSLVTVKQSYGPEMVVRYNGYTAADINGGPAPGYSSGQAQAAAERIAQETLPRGVRFEWTDLTYQEILAGNAALWIFPISILLVFLVLAAQYESLTLPLAILLIVPMSLMSALAGVWLTGGDNNVFTQIGFMVLVGLSAKNAILIVEFARELEHQGRSVVQAAIEASRLRLRPILMTSIAFIMGVVPLVTSTGAGAEMRHAMGVAVFAGMIGVTLFGLMLTPVFYVLLRTLVGAGKPAAAPTGPALAHGHGDD; this is encoded by the coding sequence ATGAACATCTCGAAATTCTTCATCGACCGCCCGATCTTCGCGGGCGTGCTGTCGGTGGCGCTGTTCCTGGCGGGAGCGATCTCGCTGTTCCAGTTGCCCATCTCCGAATATCCGGAGGTCGTCCCGCCGTCGGTCGTCGTGCGCGCCCAGTTCCCGGGCGCCAACCCCAAGGTCATCGCCGAAACGGTCGCCTCCCCATTGGAGGAGCAGATCAACGGCGTCGAGAACATGCTGTACATGCAGTCGCAGGCCAACAGCGACGGCAACATGGCGCTGACCGTGACCTTCCGGCTGGGCACCGACCCCGACAAGGCGCAGCAGCTCGTGCAGAACCGCGTGGCGCAGGCGTTGCCGCGTCTGCCGTCCGACGTGCAGCGGCTGGGCGTGACGACGGTCAAAAGCTCGCCCACCCTGACCATGGTCGTGCATCTGCTGTCGCCCAACGACCGCTACGACATGACCTACCTGCGCAACTACGCCATCCTGAACGTCAAGGACCGGCTGAGCCGGATCTCCGGCGTCGGTGAGGTGCAGGTGTGGGGCGCCGGCGACTATTCCATGCGCGTCTGGCTCGACCCCAACAAGGTCGCCCAGCGCGGCCTGACGGCGTCCGACGTGGTGGCGGCGATCCGCGAGCAGAACGTCCAGGTCGCGGCGGGCGTCATCGGCGCCTCGCCGTCCCTGCCCGACACGCCGTTGCAGCTCTCGATCAACGCGCAAGGCCGCCTGACGACGCCGGAGGAGTTCGGCGCGATCATCCTGAAGACCGGCGAGCAGGGCGGCGTCACCCTGCTGCGCGACGTCGCCCGCGTCGAGATGGCGGCGGCGCAGTACGGCCTGCGCTCGCTGCTCGACAACAAGCCGGCGGTGGCGCTGGGCATCAACCAGTCGCCGGGAGCCAACGCGCTGGCCATCTCCGACGCCATCCGGGCGACCATGGCCGATCTCAAGGCCGACATGCCGGACGGCGTCGATTACAGCATCGTCTACGACCCGACGCAGTTCGTCCGCTCCAGCATCGACGCGGTGATCCACACGCTGCTGGAGGCCGTCGCCCTGGTCGTGCTGGTGGTCATCGTCTTCCTTCAGACCTGGCGCGCCTCGATCATCCCGTTGCTGGCGGTTCCGGTGTCCATCGTCGGCACCTTCTCGCTGATGCTGGGGCTGGGCTATTCGATCAACGCGCTGTCGCTGTTCGGCATGGTGCTGGCCATCGGCATCGTCGTGGACGACGCCATCGTCGTGGTGGAGAACGTCGAACGCAACATCGAGAACGGCCTGTCGGCCAAGGAAGCCACCTACCGCGCCATGCAGGAGGTCAGCGGCCCGATCATCGCCATCGCGCTGACGCTGGTCGCCGTCTTCGTCCCGCTGGCGGCGATGAGCGGCCTGACCGGCGAGTTCTACAAGCAGTTCGCGATGACCATCGCGATCTCCACCGTCATCTCCGCCTTCAACTCGCTGACCCTCTCGCCGGCCCTGGCGGCAGTCCTGCTGCGCGGCCACGACCAGCCGCAGGACTGGCTGACCCGCGCCATGAACCGGGTCTTCGGCGGCTTCTTCCGGCTGTTCAACCGCGTCTTCCACCGCGCCTCGACCGGCTACGGCCGCGGCGTCGGCGGGGTGGTGCGGCACAAGGGGCTGATGATGCTGGTCTATGTCGGGCTGCTCGGCGTCACCGTGCTGCTCGGCCGCACCGTGCCGATGGGCTTCGTCCCGGCGCAGGACAAGGAATACCTCATCAGCTTCGCCCAGCTTCCCAACGGCGCCTCGCTCGACCGCACGGAGGCGGTGATCCGCGAGATGACCGACATCGCGCTCGCCCGTCCCGGCGTGCAGAGCGCCGTCGCCTTCCCCGGCCTGTCGGTCAACGGCTTCACCAACAGCTCCAGCGCCGGCATCGTCTTCGTCACGCTGAAACCCTTCGCCGAGCGCAAGGACCCGTCGCTCTCCGCCGCCGCCATCGCCGGTGATCTGCAGAAGCGCTACGCCGGCCTGAAGGAGGCTTTCGTCGCCATCTTCCCGCCGCCCCCGGTGATGGGCCTCGGCACGCTGGGCGGCTTCAAGATGCAGATCGAGGACCGCGGCGCGCTGGGCTACGAGGCGCTGAACGCGGCGGTCGGCTCCTTCCTGAAGAAGGCCATGGAAACGCCCGAGCTGGGACCGGCCTTCTCCAGCTACCAGATCAACGTGCCGCAGCTCGACGTCGATCTCGACCGCGTGAAGGCCAAGCAGCAGGGCGTGCCCATCGGCGAGGTGTTCGACACCATGCAGATCTATCTCGGCTCGCTCTATGTGAACGACTTCAACAGCTTCGGCCGCGTCTACCAAGTCCGCGTCCAGGCCGACGCGCCCTTCCGCGCCGAATCCGCCGACATCGGCCTGCTGAAGACGCGCAACGCCCAGGGCGACATGGTGCCGCTCTCCTCGCTGGTCACCGTCAAGCAGAGCTACGGGCCGGAGATGGTCGTGCGCTACAACGGCTACACCGCCGCCGACATCAACGGCGGGCCGGCCCCCGGCTATTCGTCGGGCCAAGCCCAGGCGGCGGCGGAGCGCATCGCCCAGGAGACCCTGCCGCGCGGCGTGCGGTTCGAATGGACCGACCTGACCTATCAGGAGATCCTGGCCGGCAACGCGGCGCTGTGGATCTTCCCCATCAGCATCCTGCTCGTCTTCCTGGTGCTGGCCGCCCAGTACGAGAGCCTGACCCTGCCGCTGGCCATCCTGCTGATCGTGCCGATGAGCCTGATGTCGGCGCTGGCCGGGGTGTGGCTGACGGGAGGCGACAACAACGTCTTCACCCAGATCGGCTTCATGGTGCTGGTCGGCCTGTCGGCGAAGAACGCCATCCTGATCGTCGAGTTCGCCCGCGAGCTGGAGCATCAGGGGCGCAGCGTGGTGCAGGCCGCCATCGAGGCCAGCCGGCTGCGGCTGCGGCCCATCCTGATGACCTCCATCGCCTTCATCATGGGCGTGGTGCCGCTGGTCACCTCCACCGGCGCCGGCGCCGAGATGCGCCACGCGATGGGTGTCGCGGTGTTCGCGGGGATGATCGGCGTCACCCTGTTCGGCCTGATGCTGACCCCGGTCTTCTACGTCCTGCTGCGCACGCTGGTCGGGGCCGGCAAGCCGGCCGCGGCGCCGACCGGTCCGGCGCTCGCCCACGGGCATGGGGACGACTGA
- a CDS encoding ABC transporter substrate-binding protein: MIRPNRRAALAGLAALLAAPALRRPAAAATAAPLPQLTLWGPPAGPSITLVHAIASGLLRPVADKVVFKAWRTPDELRAGLTSGTMQTFVLPTQSAANLFNKGLGVRLVNVMTNGLLYLLSADPSLTSVAALKGRSVAIPFRNDTPEYVFRRLLAAERLMADGDVALQFTGTPMEAIQLLATGRADTALLPEPAASAAILRAGMAGKTVTRVLDIQQSWGAATGLATVLPQAGLGVSAAFLAEHPASVEALHDALAKATVSVNADPARAANDAAAPLGLPWPVIEQAIPHSNLVAQRASAVREPMEAVFRALAEFDPKIIGGALPATDFYL; the protein is encoded by the coding sequence ATGATCCGTCCGAACCGCCGCGCCGCGCTGGCGGGGCTCGCCGCCCTGCTGGCCGCTCCCGCCCTCCGCCGCCCCGCGGCGGCGGCGACCGCGGCCCCCTTGCCGCAGTTGACCCTGTGGGGGCCGCCGGCGGGTCCGTCGATCACGCTGGTTCACGCCATCGCCTCCGGGCTGCTCCGCCCGGTCGCCGACAAGGTGGTGTTCAAGGCGTGGCGCACCCCCGACGAGCTGCGCGCCGGGCTGACCTCCGGCACCATGCAGACCTTCGTGCTGCCGACCCAGTCCGCCGCCAACCTTTTCAACAAGGGGCTCGGCGTCCGGCTGGTCAACGTGATGACCAACGGGCTGCTGTACCTGTTGTCCGCCGATCCGTCGCTGACCTCGGTGGCCGCGCTGAAGGGCCGGAGCGTCGCGATCCCCTTCCGCAACGACACGCCGGAATATGTGTTCCGGCGCCTCCTGGCGGCGGAGCGGCTGATGGCCGATGGCGATGTCGCCCTTCAGTTCACCGGCACGCCGATGGAGGCGATCCAGCTTCTCGCCACCGGACGGGCCGACACCGCCCTGCTGCCTGAGCCGGCGGCCTCAGCCGCCATCCTGCGCGCCGGGATGGCCGGCAAGACGGTGACTCGGGTCCTCGACATCCAGCAGTCCTGGGGCGCCGCCACCGGGTTGGCGACCGTGCTGCCGCAGGCCGGGCTCGGCGTCTCCGCCGCCTTCCTGGCGGAGCATCCCGCCAGCGTCGAGGCTCTGCACGACGCCCTGGCCAAGGCGACCGTCTCGGTCAACGCCGACCCGGCGCGGGCCGCCAACGACGCTGCGGCGCCGCTCGGCCTGCCCTGGCCGGTCATCGAGCAGGCAATCCCCCATTCCAATCTGGTCGCTCAACGGGCCAGCGCCGTCCGCGAACCGATGGAAGCCGTCTTCCGCGCCCTGGCGGAGTTCGACCCCAAGATCATCGGCGGCGCGCTGCCGGCGACGGACTTTTATCTGTGA
- a CDS encoding NnrS family protein encodes MTDAIRTARAPTLAGILGDEGLRLFFPLSALHAALWPLLWAVVNGFALPFDGAIPPGLWHAHEMLFGSFGAAVLGFITTAIPEWTDSRRLQGRALFALATLWGIGRVSGLVGTDGAAAVAAVADTAWLAALPVYVAAVSWRKRTSRLLGVLLWLSALAVSGAVVHAAFVIGDVEWAQAGLHAAGLVLLGLLGLVLARISVPVTNLVLDPTQSSSPYRPHPGRLNLAPGLVAIALAGEIAGLSPAVSAYLFIAAGAAFLDRVAESFIGRAVFRTEILALAGSSLMAGAGLLLIGVSRLGAGFAETPALHLALMGGLGLGVLAVFAIAGLFHTGRTFPLPARARLAFPLLAGAVALRVLPELGIVPVPPGPPHALAALLWAAAFLLWLKVYWPFLSKPRVDEAAVC; translated from the coding sequence GTGACGGACGCGATCCGAACCGCCCGCGCGCCGACCCTCGCCGGCATCCTCGGCGACGAGGGGCTGCGGCTGTTCTTCCCGCTGTCGGCCCTGCACGCCGCTCTGTGGCCACTGCTGTGGGCGGTGGTCAACGGCTTCGCCCTGCCCTTCGACGGCGCGATCCCGCCAGGGCTGTGGCACGCGCACGAGATGCTGTTCGGCTCCTTCGGCGCGGCGGTGCTCGGCTTCATCACCACGGCCATCCCGGAATGGACCGACAGCCGGCGGCTTCAGGGGCGTGCCCTCTTCGCGCTGGCGACGCTGTGGGGAATCGGGCGGGTCTCCGGGCTGGTCGGCACCGACGGGGCGGCCGCCGTCGCCGCGGTGGCCGACACGGCGTGGCTCGCCGCCCTGCCCGTTTACGTCGCGGCGGTGTCCTGGCGCAAGCGCACAAGCCGGCTGCTCGGCGTTCTCCTCTGGCTGAGCGCGCTTGCGGTGTCGGGTGCCGTGGTCCACGCCGCGTTCGTCATCGGTGACGTGGAGTGGGCGCAGGCCGGGCTGCACGCCGCCGGGCTGGTGCTGCTCGGGCTGCTCGGGCTCGTTCTGGCGCGCATTTCGGTGCCCGTCACGAATCTCGTCCTCGATCCCACCCAGAGCAGTTCGCCCTACCGGCCCCATCCGGGACGCCTCAATCTGGCGCCCGGTCTGGTCGCCATCGCCCTGGCCGGGGAGATCGCCGGGCTGTCGCCCGCGGTGAGCGCCTATCTCTTCATCGCCGCGGGGGCCGCCTTTCTCGACCGGGTCGCCGAATCCTTCATCGGCCGCGCCGTCTTCCGCACGGAGATCCTGGCCCTGGCCGGGTCGAGCCTGATGGCGGGCGCCGGTCTGCTGTTGATCGGCGTCTCCCGATTGGGGGCGGGGTTTGCCGAAACCCCGGCGCTGCATCTGGCACTGATGGGCGGACTGGGCCTCGGCGTGCTGGCGGTCTTCGCCATCGCCGGGCTGTTCCACACCGGCCGGACCTTTCCCCTTCCGGCGAGGGCGCGGCTGGCGTTTCCGCTGCTGGCGGGGGCGGTGGCCCTGCGGGTCCTGCCGGAACTGGGCATTGTGCCGGTGCCACCTGGACCGCCTCACGCGCTGGCGGCCCTGCTCTGGGCGGCGGCCTTCCTGCTCTGGCTGAAAGTCTACTGGCCGTTCCTGTCCAAGCCCCGTGTGGACGAGGCCGCGGTGTGTTGA
- a CDS encoding TonB-dependent receptor family protein, translating into MTTRGQAGQAAFRTARADTATRAPILLAGLAMASLTAATPQPARAQSAAPGAAVVLSPVMVEGQADSAEATARRRLEAIPGGTALVAEEDLAGKANVTVSDALSGVPGVVVQNFFGGNDQPRIQIRGSGLQQNPVERGILALQNGLPLNRADGSYIVGLANPRQAEFTEIYRGYTANRLGASMLGGAINVISPTGSSAPGYRLGVEGGSFGQFNTSLQAGGSAGKLDGLIQVQRSQRDGYRDYNSSERTGFDANVGAVLSDIVTTRFFAGYTDLSFDVAGPLTRQLLESNPKAVYTGPRVVNGVATNPGPNVVRDRPEREARQFRAGNRTTATFGAHLLDVALGYTHTDDTFRFPISSGIRKTEGGDVTAVARYAYRPDASQPLPLFETTLRYVVGSADREDHLNNAGSQGALFGRSTMDASTLALHGGLNLPLGNAVTLSPALTVTHATRENDDTFGAARRPTIAFNPANPRVALPAGSIPAGDTSYDRSYTGFSPSLGLTWKPLEDHTLYAAVSRSFEPPTHDDLIATVNGTPNSSAGRPNPAQPGLASTAYRTPDLRAQTATTVEAGWRGRFGVVAVDAGTYYSWVKNELLSLRDATGASLGAVNADRTRHFGVDLGLSAFLTERLSGRIAYTFQDFRFQDDPVRGDNRLAGAPRHVINASARYDITGAWSVGAEVDWYPGRTPVDNMNSVYTDGYATVDLRSTYAINEHVSVYGEARNIFDATYASSTLIVDQASPTQAVYLPGDGRAFYAGLKVSF; encoded by the coding sequence ATGACGACACGGGGACAGGCCGGACAAGCGGCGTTCCGAACCGCGCGAGCGGACACCGCCACCCGCGCGCCCATCCTTCTGGCGGGGCTGGCCATGGCCTCTCTGACCGCCGCGACACCGCAGCCGGCCCGCGCGCAGTCGGCGGCGCCGGGGGCCGCTGTCGTCCTCTCCCCCGTCATGGTCGAGGGACAGGCCGACAGCGCCGAGGCGACCGCCCGCCGCCGTCTGGAGGCGATCCCCGGGGGCACCGCCCTGGTGGCGGAGGAGGATCTGGCCGGCAAGGCGAACGTCACGGTGTCCGACGCGCTGTCCGGGGTGCCCGGCGTGGTGGTGCAGAACTTCTTCGGCGGCAACGACCAGCCGCGCATCCAGATCCGCGGCTCCGGGCTTCAGCAGAATCCGGTGGAGCGCGGCATCCTGGCCCTGCAGAACGGCCTGCCGCTGAACCGGGCCGACGGCTCCTACATCGTCGGTCTGGCCAACCCGCGCCAGGCGGAATTCACCGAGATCTACCGCGGCTACACCGCGAACCGGCTGGGCGCCAGCATGCTGGGCGGAGCGATCAATGTCATCTCTCCCACCGGTTCCTCCGCGCCGGGCTACCGGCTTGGCGTCGAGGGCGGCAGCTTCGGCCAGTTCAACACGAGCCTCCAGGCCGGCGGCAGCGCCGGGAAACTGGACGGGCTGATCCAGGTCCAGCGCAGCCAGCGCGACGGCTATCGCGACTACAACAGCTCCGAGCGCACCGGCTTCGACGCCAATGTGGGCGCCGTGCTGTCCGATATCGTCACCACCCGCTTCTTCGCCGGCTACACCGACCTGTCCTTCGACGTGGCCGGCCCGCTGACCCGCCAGCTTCTGGAATCGAATCCCAAGGCGGTCTACACCGGCCCCCGCGTGGTCAACGGTGTCGCCACCAATCCGGGACCGAACGTCGTCCGCGACCGGCCCGAGCGCGAGGCCAGGCAGTTCCGCGCCGGCAACCGGACGACGGCGACCTTCGGGGCGCACCTGCTGGACGTGGCGCTGGGCTACACCCACACGGACGACACCTTCCGCTTCCCGATCTCCTCGGGCATCCGCAAGACCGAGGGCGGCGACGTCACCGCCGTCGCGCGCTACGCCTACCGCCCCGACGCGAGCCAGCCCCTGCCGCTGTTCGAGACGACCCTGCGCTACGTCGTCGGCTCGGCGGACCGCGAGGACCACCTGAACAACGCCGGCAGCCAGGGCGCCCTGTTCGGACGCAGCACAATGGACGCCTCCACCCTGGCGCTGCACGGCGGCCTGAACCTGCCGCTGGGCAACGCCGTTACCCTGTCCCCGGCGCTCACCGTCACCCACGCCACGCGCGAGAACGACGACACCTTCGGCGCGGCGCGGCGGCCGACCATCGCCTTCAACCCGGCCAACCCGCGCGTGGCGCTGCCGGCCGGCTCGATCCCCGCGGGCGACACCAGCTACGACCGCAGCTACACCGGGTTCAGCCCCAGCCTCGGCCTGACCTGGAAGCCGCTGGAGGACCACACCCTCTACGCCGCGGTCAGCCGCAGCTTCGAGCCTCCGACCCACGACGACCTGATTGCCACCGTCAACGGCACGCCGAACAGCAGCGCGGGGCGCCCGAACCCGGCCCAGCCCGGCCTCGCCTCGACCGCCTACCGCACGCCGGACCTCAGGGCGCAGACGGCGACCACCGTCGAGGCGGGCTGGCGCGGCCGTTTCGGGGTCGTCGCGGTCGATGCCGGGACCTATTACTCCTGGGTCAAGAACGAGCTGCTGAGCCTGCGCGACGCCACCGGGGCCTCGCTCGGCGCGGTGAACGCCGACCGGACGCGGCATTTCGGCGTCGATCTCGGGCTGTCGGCCTTCCTCACCGAGCGGCTGAGCGGACGGATCGCCTACACCTTCCAGGATTTCCGGTTCCAGGACGATCCGGTGCGCGGTGACAACCGGCTGGCCGGCGCGCCGCGCCACGTCATCAACGCCTCGGCGCGCTACGACATCACCGGCGCGTGGTCGGTGGGGGCGGAGGTGGACTGGTATCCCGGCAGGACCCCCGTGGACAACATGAACAGCGTCTACACGGACGGCTACGCCACGGTCGATCTGCGCAGCACCTACGCCATCAACGAGCATGTCAGCGTCTATGGCGAGGCGCGCAACATCTTCGACGCGACCTACGCCTCCTCGACCCTGATCGTCGATCAGGCGTCGCCCACCCAGGCGGTCTACCTACCGGGCGACGGACGGGCCTTCTACGCCGGCCTGAAGGTCAGCTTCTGA